One window of Papaver somniferum cultivar HN1 chromosome 9, ASM357369v1, whole genome shotgun sequence genomic DNA carries:
- the LOC113309260 gene encoding protein UPSTREAM OF FLC-like yields the protein MAVTSRGRTTEVQMTTKKWKDHRDNTTSPERRKVWTEIKPAHYERKVSVVYYLCRSGSLEHPHFMEVPLSSNDGLFLRDVINRLNLLRGKGMATMYSWSSKRSYKNGFVWQDLSENDFIYPVHGQEYVLKGSELLDTPPLNNFESATITTSSSTSSSMEKRIVEVEEEEEECDFPVIVRRRNQSWSSIDLNEYKVYKPESNIQSPGKGADASTQTDDKRRRIRRSISSLDDINPKKIGPNRIVEEDEYEEEQNQTTELTREEISPPPSSSSPETLETLIKSHRCISQCSNPDQLSSPNDQNKHSGRIKASAVLMQLISCGTISCTTSSTSTIAPSDKSHQDGGGGGGFSLISYYKSRLPRGTSSGGSQMSTPANVVDCLMENPSFEKITLEDKEYFSGSLIETNKKEEFSVIQRSSSYNADRSAKLVLRDKEIDGVRAKCIPRKPKMSMHIRKQSSSSSNISMKSSTSNNIISPSSSSNDLHLGTGGGGGSSSKRHSSGSSSSVQ from the exons ATGGCGGTAACTTCAAGAGGAAGAACAACAGAAGTTCAAATGACTACAAAGAAATGGAAAGATCACAGAGATAACACAACTAGTCCTGAAAGAAGAAAAGTGTGGACTGAAATTAAACCAGCACATTATGAGAGGAAAGTTTCTGTTGTTTATTATCTCTGTAGAAGTGGTAGTCTTGAACATCCTCATTTCATGGAAGTTCCTCTTTCTTCTAATGATGGCCTCTTTCTTAGAG ATGTTATCAATAGATTGAATCTGTTGAGAGGAAAAGGCATGGCAACTATGTATTCATGGTCATCAAAGAG GAGCTATAAGAATGGGTTTGTATGGCAAGATTTATCAGAAAATGATTTCATATATCCAGTACACGGCCAAGAATATGTTTTAAAAGGATCAGAATTACTTGATACTCCGCCATTAAACAACTTCGAATCAGCTACAATTACAACATCTTCATCAACATCTTCCAGTATGGAAAAACGTATCGTAGAagtagaagaggaagaagaagaatgtgaTTTTCCGGTAAttgttagaagaagaaaccagtcATGGAGTTCAATTGATCTTAACGAATACAAAGTTTATAAACCGGAATCAAACATCCAATCGCCGGGGAAAGGTGCCGATGCTTCGACACAAACAGATGATAAAAGACGGCGTATCAGAAGAAGCATTAGTAGTCTCGATGACATTAACCCGAAAAAGATTGGTCCTAATCGAATCgtcgaagaagatgaatacgaagAAGAACAAAATCAAACAACTGAATTAACCAGAGAAGAAatttctccaccaccatcatcatccaGCCCTGAAACACTCGAGACTCTAATCAAATCCCACCGGTGCATATCGCAATGTAGTAACCCCGACCAGCTATCATCACCCAATGATCAGAACAAACACAGCGGCAGAATCAAAGCGTCGGCGGTATTAATGCAGCTAATCTCCTGCGGAACAATATCATGCACAACTTCATCCACATCAACCATTGCACCATCCGATAAATCGCACCAagacggtggtggcggcggcgggttTTCGCTCATATCGTATTACAAATCAAGATTGCCCCGAGGGACTAGTTCCGGTGGTAGTCAGATGTCGACTCCGGCCAATGTGGTGGATTGTTTAATGGAGAATCCTAGTTTTGAGAAGATTACACTTGAAGATAAAGagtatttcagtgggagtttgatCGAAACTAATAAGAAGGAAGAATTTTCTGTTATTCAAAGATCTTCTTCTTACAATGCGGATCG AAGCGCGAAGTTGGTTTTAAGAGATAAAGAAATTGATGGAGTGAGAGCAAAATGCATcccaaggaaaccaaaaatgtccATGCACATCAGGAAACAAAGTAGTAGTAGCAGCAACATTAGCATGAAAAGCAGCACCAGCAACAACATTATCTCCCCAAGTAGCAGCAGCAATGATCTACATTTGGGAACCGGTGGAGGAGGAGGAAGCAGCAGCAAGAGACATAGTAGCggttcatcatcatcagttcAGTAA